From the Roseateles sp. XES5 genome, one window contains:
- a CDS encoding ABC-F family ATP-binding cassette domain-containing protein, with protein MIRIENISKSNSHRILFIEASAALNRGEKIGLVGPNGAGKTTLFRMITGQEQPDEGQVSVEKNVSIGYFSQDVGEMEGRSAVTEVMDGAGPVSAVAAELRALEADMVDPDKLDAMDAIIERYGEVQARYEELDGYGLESRAREVLAGLSFSQEMMDGDVGKLSGGWKMRVALARILLMRPDVMLLDEPSNHLDLESLIWLEQFLKTYDGALLMTSHDREFMNRIVTKIIEIDAGALTTYSGDYGFYEQQRAQNEKQQQAQFERQQAMLAKEIKFIERFKARASHAAQVQSRVKKLDKIERVEPPRRRQTVMFEFQPAPRSGEDVVNLKNVDKAYGSRSIYKDFSFLIRRRERWCVMGVNGAGKSTLLKLVAGAANPDEGSVTIGASVKVGYFAQHAMDLLDGDLTVFEWLEQEFPRAGQGPLRTLAGCFGFSGDDVEKKCRVLSGGEKARLVMAAMLFDPPNFLILDEPTNHLDLDTKEMLIKALADYEGTMLFVSHDRHFLGALSNRVLELNGDDVHQYPGGYTEYVAQSGHEAPGLPN; from the coding sequence GATCCGCATCGAGAATATCAGCAAGTCCAACAGCCACCGCATCCTCTTTATCGAGGCGTCCGCTGCGTTGAATCGCGGGGAGAAGATCGGGCTTGTGGGGCCGAACGGGGCGGGCAAGACGACGCTGTTCCGGATGATCACCGGACAGGAGCAGCCGGACGAGGGGCAGGTCTCGGTCGAGAAGAACGTCTCCATCGGCTATTTCAGCCAGGATGTCGGAGAGATGGAGGGGCGCAGCGCCGTCACCGAGGTGATGGACGGGGCGGGGCCGGTGAGTGCGGTGGCCGCGGAGTTGCGGGCGCTCGAGGCCGATATGGTCGATCCCGACAAGCTCGACGCGATGGATGCGATCATCGAACGCTATGGCGAGGTGCAGGCGCGCTACGAGGAGCTCGACGGCTATGGACTGGAAAGCCGGGCGCGCGAGGTGCTCGCCGGGCTCAGTTTCAGCCAGGAAATGATGGACGGCGATGTCGGCAAGCTTTCGGGCGGCTGGAAGATGCGCGTGGCGCTCGCCCGCATCCTGCTGATGCGGCCGGATGTCATGCTGCTCGACGAGCCGAGCAACCATCTCGACCTCGAGAGCCTGATCTGGCTGGAGCAGTTTCTGAAGACCTATGACGGCGCGCTGCTGATGACCTCGCACGACCGCGAGTTCATGAACCGCATCGTGACCAAGATCATCGAGATCGACGCCGGCGCGCTGACCACCTATTCCGGCGACTACGGCTTTTACGAGCAGCAGCGCGCGCAGAACGAGAAGCAGCAGCAGGCGCAGTTCGAGCGCCAGCAGGCGATGCTCGCCAAGGAGATCAAGTTCATCGAGCGCTTCAAGGCGCGCGCCTCCCATGCGGCGCAGGTGCAGAGCCGCGTGAAGAAGCTCGACAAGATCGAGCGCGTCGAGCCACCGCGCCGGCGCCAGACCGTGATGTTCGAGTTCCAGCCGGCGCCGCGTTCGGGCGAGGATGTCGTCAACCTGAAGAATGTCGACAAGGCCTATGGCAGCCGGTCGATCTACAAGGATTTCAGCTTCCTCATCCGCCGCCGCGAGCGCTGGTGCGTGATGGGCGTCAACGGCGCGGGCAAATCGACCCTGCTAAAGCTCGTCGCCGGTGCGGCGAACCCGGACGAAGGCAGCGTAACCATTGGGGCGAGCGTCAAGGTCGGCTATTTTGCACAGCATGCGATGGATCTGCTCGATGGCGATCTCACGGTCTTCGAATGGCTGGAGCAGGAGTTTCCGCGCGCGGGGCAGGGGCCGCTCAGGACGCTGGCCGGCTGCTTCGGCTTTTCCGGCGATGATGTCGAGAAGAAGTGCCGGGTGCTGTCGGGTGGCGAGAAGGCGCGGCTCGTCATGGCGGCCATGCTGTTCGACCCGCCGAACTTCCTCATCCTCGACGAACCGACGAACCATCTCGATCTCGACACCAAGGAAATGCTGATCAAGGCGCTCGCCGATTACGAAGGCACCATGCTCTTCGTCTCGCACGACCGCCATTTCCTCGGGGCGCTGTCGAACCGCGTTCTGGAGCTCAATGGCGACGACGTGCACCAGTATCCGGGCGGTTATACCGAGTATGTCGCCCAGAGCGGCCATGAGGCGCCGGGCCTTCCCAACTGA
- the metA gene encoding homoserine O-succinyltransferase — translation MPIKIPDTLPAFETLVHEGVRVMTETVAIRQDIRPLQIGLLNLMPNKIKTEVQMARLVGASPLQVELSLIRVGGHRAKNTSEDHLLAFYDTWEEVRHRKFDGLIITGAPVETLDYEDVTYWDEMKQILDWTETNVHSTLNVCWGAMAAIYHFHGVPKRTLEEKAFGVYRHHNRKPSSVYLNGFSDNFEVPVSRWTEIRIEDIRAVPELDILLDSDETGVCFVQEKAGNRLYIFNHVEYDSTSLADEYFRDVSAGVPIKLPKNYFPHNDPSLPPQNRWRGHAHLLFGNWINEIYQTTPYDLEKIGTGA, via the coding sequence ATGCCCATCAAGATTCCCGATACGCTCCCCGCCTTCGAGACCCTCGTTCACGAGGGTGTGCGGGTGATGACCGAAACGGTGGCGATCCGGCAGGATATCCGACCGCTGCAGATCGGGCTGCTCAATCTCATGCCGAATAAGATCAAGACGGAAGTGCAGATGGCGCGCCTCGTCGGCGCTTCGCCGCTGCAGGTCGAACTGTCGCTGATTCGCGTCGGGGGGCACCGTGCCAAGAACACCTCCGAAGATCATCTGCTGGCCTTCTACGACACGTGGGAGGAGGTGCGGCACCGCAAGTTCGACGGCCTCATCATCACCGGGGCGCCGGTGGAAACGCTCGACTACGAGGACGTCACCTATTGGGACGAGATGAAACAGATCCTCGACTGGACCGAGACCAACGTGCATTCGACGCTGAATGTCTGCTGGGGTGCGATGGCGGCGATCTACCATTTCCATGGCGTGCCGAAACGTACGCTTGAGGAAAAGGCCTTCGGCGTCTATCGCCACCACAATCGCAAACCCTCGTCGGTCTATCTTAACGGCTTCTCGGATAATTTCGAAGTGCCGGTGTCACGCTGGACGGAAATCCGTATCGAGGACATCCGCGCGGTGCCGGAACTCGACATCCTGCTCGATTCCGACGAAACCGGTGTCTGCTTCGTGCAGGAGAAGGCCGGCAACCGGCTCTATATCTTCAACCACGTGGAATATGATTCGACCTCGCTCGCCGACGAATATTTCCGCGACGTCTCGGCCGGCGTGCCGATCAAGCTGCCGAAGAACTATTTTCCGCACAACGATCCCTCGTTGCCGCCGCAGAACCGCTGGCGCGGTCATGCGCATCTGCTCTTCGGCAACTGGATCAACGAAATCTACCAGACAACACCCTATGACCTCGAAAAAATCGGAACGGGAGCCTGA
- a CDS encoding IclR family transcriptional regulator: protein MDAIADEAGGKRARGLDRAFEILDFLRQKRQALKPNEIAAQIGAPRSSVYELVNLLLRNGILEFTGGDGRVYLGRKLYFLGAAYEHHFDFTRECEAALERLADETRETAQFCMLDGNKYTVVRMREGARPFRISTDIGQSVPIPWTASGRLLVAHMTDDEILAFIPPEDFRLPNGEWLEPETFLAEVRQAGHEGFFTFNSIVDSFTHCFAVPVMDEGHAAATLCLVTPKDDGLANRDRYLDCLKMAAAGLSHAPKRG from the coding sequence ATGGATGCTATTGCCGACGAAGCAGGGGGAAAGCGCGCCCGCGGGCTCGACCGCGCCTTCGAAATCCTCGATTTCCTGCGGCAGAAGCGGCAGGCCCTGAAGCCCAATGAGATCGCCGCGCAGATCGGTGCGCCGCGCTCGTCGGTCTACGAACTGGTGAACCTTCTGCTGCGCAATGGCATCCTGGAATTCACCGGCGGCGACGGCCGCGTCTATCTCGGCCGCAAGCTCTATTTTCTGGGCGCGGCCTACGAACACCATTTCGACTTCACCCGCGAATGCGAGGCAGCACTGGAAAGGCTGGCGGACGAGACGCGGGAGACGGCGCAGTTCTGCATGCTCGACGGCAACAAATACACGGTCGTGCGCATGCGCGAGGGTGCCCGTCCCTTCCGCATCTCCACGGATATCGGCCAGTCGGTGCCGATCCCGTGGACGGCCTCCGGCCGCCTGCTCGTTGCGCATATGACGGATGACGAAATCCTCGCCTTCATCCCGCCGGAGGATTTCCGGCTGCCGAACGGCGAATGGCTGGAGCCAGAAACCTTTCTTGCCGAGGTGCGCCAGGCCGGGCACGAGGGCTTCTTCACCTTCAACAGCATCGTCGACAGCTTCACGCACTGCTTCGCGGTGCCTGTGATGGACGAGGGACACGCCGCCGCGACGCTCTGCCTCGTCACGCCCAAGGATGATGGGCTCGCCAATCGCGACCGCTATCTCGATTGCCTGAAAATGGCGGCCGCCGGCCTCAGCCATGCGCCGAAGCGCGGCTGA
- the purU gene encoding formyltetrahydrofolate deformylase has protein sequence MKSHVLTVSCQSTRGIVAAITGYLAEKGCYISDSSQFDDLETGLFFMRLTFLSQEGVSEEDIKSGFAPVAKKYAMTHRFNDSDERMKVLLMVSRFGHCLNDLLYRWKIGALPIDIVGVVSNHFDYQKVIVNHDIPFHHIKVTKENKPQAEARLMEVVEQSGAELIVLARYMQVLSDAVCKKMSGRIINIHHSFLPSFKGANPYKQAFERGVKLIGATAHYVTEDLDEGPIIEQDVARITHAQSAEDYVSIGRDVESQVLARAVHAHIHHRTFMNGNKTIVFPPSPGSYASERMG, from the coding sequence ATGAAGAGCCATGTGCTGACCGTATCCTGCCAATCGACCCGCGGCATCGTCGCTGCGATCACCGGCTACCTCGCCGAGAAGGGGTGCTACATCTCCGATTCGTCGCAGTTCGACGATCTGGAGACGGGCCTGTTCTTCATGCGCCTCACCTTCCTGTCGCAGGAAGGCGTGTCGGAAGAGGACATCAAGTCGGGCTTCGCCCCCGTCGCCAAGAAATACGCGATGACCCATCGCTTCAACGACAGCGACGAGCGCATGAAGGTCCTGCTCATGGTCTCGCGCTTCGGCCACTGCCTCAACGACCTGCTCTACCGCTGGAAGATCGGCGCCCTGCCGATCGATATCGTCGGCGTCGTTTCCAACCACTTCGATTACCAGAAGGTCATCGTCAACCATGATATCCCCTTCCACCACATCAAGGTGACGAAGGAGAACAAGCCGCAGGCCGAAGCCCGTCTGATGGAGGTGGTCGAGCAGTCCGGCGCCGAACTCATCGTTCTCGCCCGCTACATGCAGGTCCTGTCGGACGCCGTCTGCAAGAAGATGTCGGGCCGCATCATCAACATCCACCATTCCTTCCTGCCGTCCTTCAAGGGTGCCAACCCCTACAAGCAGGCGTTCGAGCGTGGCGTGAAGCTGATCGGCGCGACGGCGCACTACGTCACCGAGGACCTCGACGAGGGTCCGATCATCGAGCAGGACGTCGCCCGCATCACCCATGCGCAGTCGGCCGAGGACTACGTCTCGATCGGCCGCGACGTGGAGAGCCAGGTTCTCGCCCGCGCCGTGCACGCCCACATCCACCACCGCACCTTCATGAACGGCAACAAGACCATCGTCTTCCCGCCGTCGCCGGGCTCCTACGCCTCCGAGCGCATGGGGTGA
- a CDS encoding cupin domain-containing protein: MDIKRNGTSPSTLGPADYFTGKVRLDTPFKAEAPGRASGAIVTFEPGARTAWHTHPLGQTVIVTAGLGWAQREGGPIEEIRPGDVVWFPPGEKHWHGATDRSAMTHVAIAEAENGSPVTWLEQVTDEQYRGKG; encoded by the coding sequence ATGGACATCAAGCGCAACGGCACCAGCCCCTCGACACTCGGACCGGCGGACTACTTCACCGGCAAGGTGCGTCTCGACACGCCCTTCAAGGCCGAGGCGCCGGGCCGGGCGAGTGGCGCCATCGTCACCTTCGAGCCGGGCGCACGCACCGCCTGGCACACCCATCCGCTCGGCCAGACCGTCATCGTCACCGCCGGCCTCGGCTGGGCGCAGCGCGAGGGCGGCCCCATCGAGGAAATCCGCCCCGGTGACGTCGTCTGGTTCCCGCCGGGCGAAAAACACTGGCACGGCGCGACCGACAGATCGGCCATGACCCATGTGGCGATCGCCGAAGCGGAGAATGGTTCGCCCGTGACCTGGCTGGAGCAGGTGACGGACGAACAATATCGCGGAAAAGGCTGA
- a CDS encoding thiamine diphosphokinase, whose product MTKPARTDQTFVVLLGGVLSATPRLRADVAGARVVAADGGMRHAAGLGLTPELWVGDFDSTPADLVAAWPDIERQPYPVAKNETDGAIAVSVAIERGARNILLAGALGGERSDHALMHLLHAVSLEEEGFAIKLTSGEEEAWPLLPGVREIDLPKDSLFSVLGLTPLSGLFIENVRYPLADFSLPFGSSRTISNVAEGPIRLSLASGRAILIARPFDLSGA is encoded by the coding sequence ATGACCAAGCCGGCTCGCACAGACCAGACCTTCGTCGTCCTTCTCGGGGGCGTGCTTTCGGCGACGCCGCGGCTTCGGGCCGATGTCGCCGGTGCGCGCGTCGTGGCGGCGGATGGCGGCATGCGGCATGCGGCGGGGCTTGGCCTCACGCCGGAACTCTGGGTCGGCGATTTCGATTCGACACCGGCCGATCTTGTCGCCGCCTGGCCTGATATCGAGCGTCAGCCCTATCCCGTCGCCAAGAACGAGACGGACGGGGCCATCGCGGTTTCCGTCGCTATCGAGCGCGGCGCGCGAAACATCCTTCTGGCCGGTGCGCTCGGCGGCGAACGCAGCGACCATGCCCTGATGCATCTCCTCCATGCCGTTTCGCTGGAAGAAGAGGGCTTTGCGATCAAGCTCACCTCCGGCGAGGAGGAGGCCTGGCCGCTCCTGCCGGGGGTACGCGAGATCGACCTGCCGAAGGACAGCCTTTTTTCCGTTCTCGGTCTCACGCCGCTGTCCGGCCTTTTCATCGAGAACGTGCGCTATCCGCTCGCCGACTTTTCCTTGCCCTTCGGCTCGTCGCGCACCATTTCCAATGTCGCGGAAGGCCCGATCCGCCTTTCGCTCGCCTCCGGCCGCGCGATCCTCATCGCCCGGCCTTTTGACCTTTCAGGAGCCTGA
- a CDS encoding ABC-F family ATP-binding cassette domain-containing protein — MAPPILKLDDIFLSFGGTPLLAGASLQVEPGDRICLVGRNGSGKSTLMKIAAGLAEAQSGEVFRHPSATVRYLHQAPDFDGYDTVAAYAEAGLGPSDDPYRVTYLLEHLGLSGNEDPKSLSGGEARRAALARVMAPEPDILLLDEPTNHLDLPTIEWLEGELQSTRSALIVISHDRRFLEKVSNATVWLDRGQSRRLNRGFAHFEAWRDEVLEAEELEQHKLGKAIEREEHWLRYGVTARRKRNMRRLGELQDMRARHRGHKGPQGTVQATVSDAQESGKLVIEAEKITKSYGERTIVAPFSIRVHRGDCIGLVGPNGAGKTTLLKMLTGQLEPDDGWVKLGTNLEIATLDQRREDLNLDDTLAHYLTDGRGETLLVNGEQRHVTGYMKEFLFQPEQARTPIRNLSGGERARLMLARILSRPTNLLILDEPTNDLDIETLDLLQEIVTGFSGTVLLVSHDRDFLDRTVTSTIAPADPESPDGRWIEYAGGYSDMMAQRRGVIEEKRRAEKAEKAKSAEMAVASPAENKGKGKLSYKQKFALENLPKDMEKAEREIAAREAKMADPNLFTKDPASFNKLAAEMEKLRDSLVKMEEEWLELEMLREELEG; from the coding sequence TTGGCACCGCCCATCCTCAAACTCGACGATATCTTCCTCAGCTTCGGCGGCACGCCGCTGCTTGCCGGCGCCAGCCTACAGGTGGAGCCAGGCGACCGCATCTGCCTCGTCGGCCGCAACGGCTCCGGCAAGTCGACGCTGATGAAGATCGCCGCCGGCCTTGCCGAGGCGCAGTCGGGCGAGGTCTTCCGCCACCCGTCCGCGACCGTTCGCTACCTGCACCAGGCACCGGATTTCGACGGTTACGATACGGTCGCCGCCTATGCCGAAGCCGGTCTCGGCCCGTCCGACGATCCGTACCGTGTCACCTATCTGCTCGAACATCTCGGCCTTTCCGGCAACGAGGATCCGAAGTCGCTATCGGGCGGCGAGGCGCGCCGGGCGGCGCTTGCCCGCGTCATGGCGCCGGAGCCGGATATCCTGCTGCTCGACGAGCCGACGAACCATCTCGACCTGCCCACCATCGAATGGCTCGAAGGCGAGTTGCAATCCACCCGCTCGGCGCTCATCGTCATCTCGCACGACCGCCGCTTCCTCGAAAAGGTCTCCAACGCCACCGTCTGGCTCGACCGTGGCCAGTCGCGTCGCCTCAATCGCGGCTTTGCCCATTTCGAGGCCTGGCGGGACGAGGTGCTGGAAGCCGAGGAGCTGGAGCAGCACAAGCTCGGCAAGGCCATCGAGCGCGAGGAGCACTGGCTGCGCTACGGCGTCACCGCGCGCCGCAAGCGCAACATGCGCCGCCTCGGCGAGCTGCAGGACATGCGCGCCCGCCACCGCGGTCACAAGGGGCCGCAGGGCACCGTGCAGGCGACCGTGTCGGATGCGCAGGAATCCGGCAAGCTGGTCATCGAGGCGGAGAAGATCACGAAGTCCTATGGCGAGCGTACCATCGTTGCGCCCTTCTCGATCCGCGTGCATCGGGGCGACTGCATCGGCCTCGTCGGCCCGAACGGCGCCGGCAAGACGACGCTCCTGAAGATGCTGACCGGCCAGCTCGAGCCGGACGACGGCTGGGTGAAGCTCGGCACCAATCTCGAGATCGCCACACTCGACCAACGTCGCGAGGACCTCAACCTCGATGACACGCTCGCCCACTATCTCACCGACGGGCGCGGCGAGACCCTGCTGGTCAATGGCGAACAGCGCCATGTCACCGGCTATATGAAGGAATTTCTCTTCCAGCCGGAACAGGCCCGCACGCCCATCCGCAACCTTTCCGGCGGCGAGCGTGCCCGACTGATGCTGGCGCGTATCCTGTCGCGCCCGACGAATCTTCTCATCCTCGATGAGCCGACCAACGATCTCGACATCGAGACTCTGGACCTGTTGCAGGAAATCGTCACGGGTTTTTCCGGCACGGTGCTGCTCGTCAGCCACGACCGCGATTTCCTCGACCGAACCGTCACGTCCACCATCGCCCCGGCCGATCCGGAAAGCCCTGACGGACGCTGGATCGAATATGCCGGCGGCTATTCCGACATGATGGCCCAGCGTCGCGGGGTCATCGAAGAGAAGCGCAGGGCAGAAAAGGCCGAGAAGGCGAAGTCCGCCGAGATGGCCGTCGCCTCGCCTGCCGAGAACAAGGGCAAGGGCAAGCTTTCCTACAAACAGAAATTCGCGCTCGAAAATCTGCCGAAGGACATGGAGAAAGCGGAAAGGGAGATCGCCGCCCGCGAGGCGAAGATGGCCGATCCGAACCTCTTCACCAAGGATCCAGCCTCCTTCAACAAGCTCGCGGCCGAGATGGAGAAGCTGCGCGATAGCCTGGTGAAGATGGAAGAGGAATGGCTGGAGCTGGAAATGCTGCGGGAGGAACTGGAGGGCTGA
- a CDS encoding TIGR03862 family flavoprotein, translating to MAKRIGIVGGGPAGLMAAEMLSARGHAVTVLEAMPTIGRKFLLAGKSGLNITHSEAYERFVTRFGAAGGRLCTALDAFPPADLRAWAAGLGTQTFVGTSGRVFPTVMKASPLLRAWRARLEGQGVDIRVRHRWTGFVPGGLSVETPGGTVDMEFDAVLLALGGASWPRLGSDAAWVDGLARQGVAIAPFRPANCGFDVDWSSFIVERFAGAPVKGVTAQSTAGTIPGEFVLSKAGIEGSLVYAHAAALRDALESTGTASLVLDLAPGRTAARLSADLARQGSKASFSTRLRKGAGLDGVKAALLRECVADAAHLGPDALASAIKALPIRLVRSRPIAEAISAAGGVRFDAVDGAFMLKALPGVFVAGEMLDWEAPTGGYLLTACFATGRAAAAGMDRWLCNAP from the coding sequence ATGGCAAAGCGGATCGGGATTGTCGGCGGCGGACCGGCCGGGCTGATGGCGGCGGAAATGCTGTCGGCGCGCGGCCATGCCGTGACCGTGCTGGAGGCGATGCCCACCATCGGCCGGAAATTCCTGCTTGCCGGAAAATCCGGTCTCAACATCACCCATTCGGAAGCCTATGAGCGCTTCGTCACCCGCTTCGGGGCCGCGGGTGGGCGGCTGTGCACCGCGCTCGACGCCTTCCCGCCGGCGGATCTTCGCGCCTGGGCGGCGGGGCTCGGCACGCAGACCTTCGTCGGCACGTCGGGCCGGGTGTTCCCGACGGTCATGAAGGCCTCGCCGCTGCTGCGCGCCTGGCGGGCGCGGCTGGAAGGGCAGGGCGTGGACATCCGCGTGCGTCATCGCTGGACGGGCTTTGTGCCCGGCGGCCTCTCCGTCGAAACGCCCGGGGGGACGGTGGACATGGAGTTCGATGCGGTGCTGCTGGCGCTCGGCGGCGCGAGCTGGCCGCGGCTAGGGTCGGATGCCGCCTGGGTCGATGGTCTCGCACGGCAGGGGGTGGCTATCGCGCCGTTCCGTCCGGCCAATTGCGGTTTCGACGTGGACTGGTCGTCGTTTATCGTGGAGCGTTTCGCGGGCGCGCCGGTCAAGGGCGTCACAGCGCAATCGACGGCCGGCACGATACCCGGCGAATTCGTGCTCTCGAAAGCCGGTATCGAAGGCAGCCTCGTCTATGCCCATGCCGCCGCGCTGCGCGATGCGCTGGAATCCACCGGCACGGCGAGCCTTGTGCTCGACCTTGCACCGGGGCGCACGGCGGCGCGGCTTTCGGCAGATCTCGCCCGTCAAGGGAGCAAGGCGAGTTTTTCCACGCGCCTTCGTAAAGGTGCGGGGCTCGATGGCGTCAAGGCCGCGCTTCTGCGGGAATGCGTGGCCGATGCCGCACATCTTGGCCCGGACGCCCTGGCATCGGCGATCAAGGCCCTGCCGATCCGCCTTGTGCGGTCGCGCCCGATTGCCGAGGCGATTTCCGCGGCCGGCGGCGTCCGCTTCGATGCGGTCGATGGCGCTTTCATGCTGAAGGCGCTGCCGGGCGTTTTCGTTGCCGGCGAGATGCTGGACTGGGAAGCCCCCACCGGCGGCTATCTGCTCACCGCCTGTTTCGCCACGGGCCGCGCCGCGGCGGCGGGCATGGATCGCTGGCTATGCAATGCGCCGTGA
- a CDS encoding GNAT family N-acetyltransferase has protein sequence MSRVVVRPLHKDDEGEWRRLWTAYLAFYETVLPEEIFASTFARLTGEVAEGEYRGLLATLDGKPVGLAHYLFHRSCWTIDSICYLQDLYADPDVRGTGIGRALIEGVYAKAKEAGAPEVYWMTQEFNATARALYDRIADKTPFIVYQKNF, from the coding sequence ATGAGCCGTGTCGTCGTTCGCCCTCTGCACAAGGATGATGAAGGCGAATGGCGGCGCCTGTGGACCGCCTATCTCGCCTTCTACGAGACGGTGCTGCCGGAGGAGATCTTCGCCAGCACGTTCGCCCGCCTGACGGGCGAAGTGGCGGAGGGTGAATATCGCGGCCTTCTCGCCACGCTCGACGGCAAGCCTGTCGGTCTTGCGCATTATCTCTTCCATCGCTCCTGCTGGACCATCGACAGCATCTGCTACCTGCAGGATCTCTATGCCGATCCCGACGTGCGCGGCACGGGCATCGGCCGGGCGCTGATCGAAGGCGTCTATGCCAAGGCGAAGGAAGCCGGCGCGCCGGAAGTCTACTGGATGACGCAGGAATTCAACGCCACTGCGCGCGCGCTTTACGACCGTATCGCCGACAAGACGCCCTTCATCGTCTACCAGAAGAATTTCTGA
- a CDS encoding IS110 family transposase, which yields MSHASRFVGIDISKSSFDICILPERQVATFANTAEGICTFIALMADLVGIERLVIEPTGGYERGVVDALLAARLPVAKVNAKQIRQFARACGQLSKTDRIDAFVLADYGRRMESKVLAPPSPGQTMLVDLVSRYRQLSHMIVQEKNRREKLTCNAGGRTREWIEETLRFLIEQRQSVIEAMTDCLKADAALKSKAAVLMSLKGIGLRTACFLIAGLPELGHVDKGQIAKLVGVAPLNRDSGLMRGKRMIAGGRRPVRDALYIAALPAIRFDPDMKALFQRLKAKGKPGKVALVAVMRKMIVILNARMRDQSATTIDA from the coding sequence GTGTCCCATGCTAGCCGTTTTGTCGGCATCGACATATCGAAATCGTCATTCGACATCTGCATCCTGCCGGAACGACAGGTGGCGACCTTTGCCAACACGGCTGAAGGCATTTGCACGTTCATCGCTCTCATGGCCGATCTCGTGGGGATAGAGCGCCTGGTGATCGAGCCGACCGGCGGCTATGAACGCGGTGTGGTCGACGCCTTGCTCGCCGCCCGCCTGCCCGTCGCCAAGGTCAATGCAAAGCAGATCAGGCAGTTCGCCCGCGCCTGCGGCCAGCTCTCCAAGACAGACAGGATCGATGCCTTCGTGCTCGCCGACTATGGACGGCGCATGGAGAGCAAGGTTCTGGCGCCACCTTCACCGGGGCAGACAATGCTGGTCGATCTGGTGTCACGCTACAGGCAATTGTCGCACATGATCGTGCAGGAGAAGAACCGGCGGGAAAAGCTGACCTGCAACGCCGGTGGCAGGACGCGGGAATGGATCGAGGAGACGTTGCGCTTCCTCATCGAGCAGCGTCAGTCGGTCATCGAGGCGATGACCGACTGCCTGAAGGCGGATGCGGCTCTCAAAAGCAAGGCCGCTGTGCTGATGTCGCTCAAGGGGATCGGCCTGCGCACAGCCTGTTTCCTGATCGCCGGCCTGCCGGAACTGGGGCACGTCGACAAGGGGCAGATCGCCAAGCTGGTCGGGGTTGCGCCGCTTAACCGGGATAGCGGCCTGATGCGGGGCAAGAGGATGATCGCCGGAGGTCGAAGGCCGGTCAGGGATGCGCTCTATATCGCGGCCCTGCCGGCAATCCGCTTCGATCCAGACATGAAGGCGCTCTTCCAGCGCCTCAAGGCAAAAGGCAAACCGGGAAAGGTCGCCCTCGTCGCCGTCATGCGGAAGATGATCGTCATTCTTAACGCCAGAATGCGTGATCAATCAGCAACCACGATTGACGCCTAA